The nucleotide sequence AACTATGTGGATGGCATTGTCTTTTGTAGCAGCTATTATGTGGACGAAACCAGCGTGGATTTTATCAAGTTTCGAAATGATTTTCGGATCGTCACCAAACGAACGCCGGAAATTATGGAGTTATACGGCTGTGATGCCCTCAGTGTTCTTGCTCACGCTATTGGCCACCGCAAACAGAATCGGCAAGAGATCCGCGATTTCTTAGATGAATTGGATAAATTTCCTGGCATCAAAGGCCCAATTACGTTCAAGGGCAACGGCCGCGTCAATTCAGAGGTGCGAATCCTGACTTTTAAGAACGGTCGCATCGAGTTGCTGCGCTAAGCCACACCTCAATGACCATGCATTTGTGAGGAAAATGATGAAACCAATTCATGTTATTCTTTATACCTTGCTCACCTTAATCGTCGTAAAACTTCTGGGCATACTATTACTGATCTTTATCATTATCAGTTTTTCGGATACGACTCCGACGGTTGAGAATAACTCCACGCTGGTCATTCAACTTTCTGGCCAGATCCCCGAGTTCGTCCCCAAGTCTGGTCTTCCGATCAAACTGGGGCCAAGCACTTCACTAAAGGCCATCTGTGATAATATCGAAAAAGCCCGCGTCGATCAAAGGATTAAAGGGATCCTGTTGCGCATCAACCGCACCACGCTCGGTTGGGCCAAGATTGATGAGCTCAAAGGGCTTCTGGCGAATTTCAAAAATTCCGGAAAATATATTATCGCTTATCTGGGGTCCTATGTGTCCGAGAGCGACTATTATCTGGCATTGTCAGCCGACAGTATTTTTGTCGCTCCTGGCGGATTTATGGAGATGAATGGCCTGGTGATTGAAACCATTCACTTGCCTGGATTATTAGAGAAGCTCGGGATCACGGTGGATTATTTCGCTTACGGCAAATATAAATCGCGTTCCGGCGAAGAATTGGGACGGAAAAAACATAGCGCTCCGGTGCTGGAAATGCTCAATGATCTGTTGGATTGGCAATACGCCCATTTAGTGAGGGCCATTGCCAATCGATTGAATATTTCCGAGGCCCAGGTCAAGGCAGTACTCGATCAAGGTTATTTTTCGCCTGAAAAATTTAAGCAGCTCGGCTGGGTCGACGGAATTTTGTACGAGGATCAATTATTTGATCGACTCAAAGCATTAAATGGAACGGCGACAAAAGATAAATTGAATCAGATTTCCTCAGCAACCTATGATCGCATCTCTTCAGAATCATTGGGTTTGAACAAGGGGCGGGATCAAATCGCCCTGATCTATTCGCAAGGCATCATCCAAGAGGGCGACGATCAAATTGATCCATTAAGTTTCGAGTTCTCCGCCGGAACTGATCCGATCATTCGCG is from candidate division KSB1 bacterium and encodes:
- the sppA gene encoding signal peptide peptidase SppA translates to MMKPIHVILYTLLTLIVVKLLGILLLIFIIISFSDTTPTVENNSTLVIQLSGQIPEFVPKSGLPIKLGPSTSLKAICDNIEKARVDQRIKGILLRINRTTLGWAKIDELKGLLANFKNSGKYIIAYLGSYVSESDYYLALSADSIFVAPGGFMEMNGLVIETIHLPGLLEKLGITVDYFAYGKYKSRSGEELGRKKHSAPVLEMLNDLLDWQYAHLVRAIANRLNISEAQVKAVLDQGYFSPEKFKQLGWVDGILYEDQLFDRLKALNGTATKDKLNQISSATYDRISSESLGLNKGRDQIALIYSQGIIQEGDDQIDPLSFEFSAGTDPIIRALRKAAKSRSVKAIVFRVDSPGGSGLGCDLVWREILKAKEKKPVIVSMSDYAASGGYWVSMGATAIVAQPSTLTGSIGIWSVFPNVSGLYDKLGLVPETIKRGEHADMFLGVKKLSDYEKKLLSDRLLETYRDFVAKAASSRGKSYDELEPYAQGRSWMGEQAQKLGLIDELGGLDRAIQLAKQKAGIDTTAPVKIVVFTTMKGWIEKLISNPMLRWIVASPRMESLWKHWQDVLTHQQVLLWPLMPYRIRIY